From the Solanum lycopersicum chromosome 10, SLM_r2.1 genome, one window contains:
- the LOC101266280 gene encoding F-box/kelch-repeat protein At1g15670 produces the protein MNQNKFTELLPGLPEDIALECLTRLHYSTHGVASRVCRRWCRILQSKAFYYHRKQTGFTHKTACLVQALPSPVESKPTGQPRFAISVFDLVSGIWDRVDPIPKYPDGLPMFCQIATTEGKLIVMGGWNPSSWDPIKDVFVYDFMTRRWNQCMDMPEARSFFAMGATGGRVFIAGGHDESKNALSSAWVFDISSNEWTELPRMSEERDECEGVIIGSDFCVVSGYDTENQGRFKSSAELYELSTAQWRRVEDAWGSSQCPRACVGVGKNGNLTCWAESDPNVKVGACGVDLGYRTLVTGSAYQGAPHGFFFVENNKKQGQNSKLTKINVPDEFSGFVQSGCCVEI, from the coding sequence atgaatcaaaataagTTCACTGAATTATTACCGGGTCTACCCGAGGACATTGCCCTCGAGTGTTTGACCCGGTTGCACTACTCAACTCATGGAGTTGCATCTCGTGTTTGCCGGAGATGGTGTAGAATTCTTCAAAGTAAAGCTTTCTATTACCATCGGAAACAAACGGGTTTTACCCATAAAACTGCTTGTTTAGTACAAGCTTTGCCGTCTCCGGTTGAATCAAAACCCACCGGACAACCCAGGTTTGCGATCTCTGTTTTCGATTTAGTATCAGGGATTTGGGATCGGGTTGACCCGATTCCAAAATACCCGGATGGATTACCGATGTTTTGTCAAATTGCAACTACTGAAGGAAAGTTAATTGTTATGGGTGGATGGAATCCGTCGAGCTGGGATCCAATTAAGGATGTGTTTGTCTACGATTTCATGACTCGGAGATGGAATCAGTGTATGGATATGCCGGAAGCTCGGTCTTTTTTCGCTATGGGAGCTACCGGAGGACGAGTTTTCATCGCCGGCGGTCACGATGAGAGTAAGAACGCACTGAGTTCCGCTTGGGTTTTCGATATTTCGTCCAACGAGTGGACGGAATTGCCTAGGATGAGTGAGGAGCGAGATGAGTGTGAAGGGGTTATAATCGGCTCAGATTTCTGTGTCGTAAGTGGCTACGACACGGAAAATCAAGGCCGATTTAAAAGTAGTGCTGAGTTGTACGAACTCAGCACGGCTCAGTGGAGACGAGTTGAGGATGCATGGGGTTCGAGCCAGTGTCCTAGGGCATGTGTGGGGGTGGGTAAAAATGGAAATTTAACTTGTTGGGCAGAATCCGACCCGAATGTGAAAGTCGGAGCATGTGGTGTGGATCTTGGTTATCGGACCTTGGTTACCGGGTCGGCCTATCAAGGTGCCCCGCATGGGTTCTTTTTCgtagaaaacaacaaaaaacaagGACAAAACAGTAAATTAACAAAGATAAATGTTCCTGATGAATTTTCAGGATTTGTACAATCCGGATGTTGCGTGGAGATctga